The following proteins are encoded in a genomic region of Actinomadura sp. NAK00032:
- a CDS encoding helix-turn-helix domain-containing protein — protein MRELIGYARCPTVLQDLTAQLKGRAPKLTARQQAELVRMHATGDHTIAELMEVFSIGRATVHRTRDWTGSKLVAGAPR, from the coding sequence GTGCGGGAACTGATCGGCTACGCCCGATGTCCAACCGTCCTGCAAGACCTCACGGCCCAGCTCAAAGGACGCGCGCCGAAACTGACTGCACGCCAGCAGGCCGAACTGGTTCGGATGCACGCCACCGGCGACCACACCATCGCCGAACTCATGGAGGTGTTCTCCATCGGCCGTGCCACTGTCCACCGGACCCGGGATTGGACGGGATCCAAGCTCGTAGCCGGGGCGCCCCGGTAG
- a CDS encoding amidohydrolase family protein — MSAEDVSRRGFLGTSAAGIAAAVSPAAALPALAGPSAGPAVRTLTYTELTGGSVTASADGETLIAEVQGVLWRIPRRGGAAVRLTDWELEATRPALSPDGKTVAVCAYRGGGFHLWSMRSDGSGVRRLTGGPWDDRGAAWSPDGALLAFSSERGGDPVAGSAFGIWALDVGGDRLRRLTGGHFEDFDPAWSPDGRWLVCVRAAHKAGGGSDGGLALVRIPAAGGAAQVIRTVPRGRLLCPSVSPSGRVAYLHLMDTGDTPSLPGARTDLLVDGRIVAADADLAAAPPCWLGEDRLLYVAGGRIQIRTLSTSSVEQVTYTARQPVHPPRRRVKEQVRPAAARGIHLPALSPDGRSVAFVALNALWLMPLGESPRKLLQGAPVHYMQMPSWAPDGRSLLYCTDRDGLAAVHRVHLPVPPPRGSASGGVLQGARDELVAGGGLIHPVPSPDGTRLACRDLEGNLLLLDLGTGRRRLLARPLADDGPPGAPTWSPDGRHVAFCDRNRLNQRFREGYNLIRIIDTSTGADRRHLPGEHQSLSDRAACGPVWSPDGRWMALVAESALWLLPVAADGTPTLPARRLTDEPADHPSWAADSRSLLYLSSGRLRLLSLDATGAPIDRRTVPVRLPIRRDPPRGGDALRIQAGQLWDATGAPPRHNVDILITGDRITTVEPHRPRRPGHRTIDASRQTVIPGLFDSHTHIYQATYGARQNLLALAYGITTAACLGGPLYEAIRLRESADSRHGLGPRLLACAELIDGARTAYGMGRAHRTTAGVSRTLHRATALDVDFVKTYVRAPGETMARAASAAHRLGVPCGSHLCSPGRSAGQDLTTHLQATQRLPFGHATTPGWHIHQDLIEHYADGTFALIITPFTAQVLLGADPALAADPRVRNLMPPWDVAAVQERANTRPTGPQLQAMATEFGDYRRLADHGATIALGTDAPLVPVGLSVHLALRALHAHGFTPAQALHSATTTPARVFGLSADLGTVEPGKIADLTIVDGDPFTDFTTLVNTSLVLSGGIPHHQADLTAVHPPTQHTLTSTPPTP; from the coding sequence ATGAGCGCGGAGGACGTCAGCCGGCGCGGCTTCCTGGGCACCTCGGCGGCAGGGATCGCGGCAGCGGTGTCACCGGCGGCCGCATTGCCCGCATTGGCGGGGCCGAGCGCCGGCCCGGCCGTGCGGACGTTGACGTACACCGAGCTCACCGGCGGATCGGTGACCGCCTCCGCAGACGGTGAGACGCTGATCGCCGAAGTGCAAGGGGTTCTGTGGCGCATCCCGCGCCGGGGCGGTGCGGCGGTGCGGCTGACCGACTGGGAACTGGAGGCCACCCGTCCGGCGCTGTCACCGGACGGAAAGACGGTGGCGGTGTGCGCCTACCGCGGTGGCGGCTTCCACCTGTGGAGCATGCGCTCCGACGGCAGCGGAGTACGGCGGCTCACCGGCGGCCCATGGGACGACCGCGGTGCCGCGTGGTCGCCAGATGGGGCGTTGCTGGCGTTCTCCTCCGAACGGGGTGGCGACCCGGTGGCCGGCTCCGCATTCGGCATCTGGGCCCTCGATGTAGGCGGCGACCGGCTGAGGCGGTTGACCGGCGGGCACTTCGAGGACTTCGATCCGGCGTGGTCACCGGACGGGCGGTGGCTGGTCTGCGTCCGTGCCGCCCACAAGGCGGGCGGCGGCAGCGACGGTGGACTGGCCCTGGTACGGATACCGGCCGCGGGCGGCGCCGCACAGGTCATTCGCACAGTCCCCCGAGGCCGGTTGCTGTGCCCGTCGGTCTCGCCATCGGGACGGGTCGCCTACCTGCACCTGATGGACACGGGCGATACGCCGTCCCTGCCGGGAGCGAGGACCGATCTGCTCGTCGACGGCCGGATCGTGGCCGCCGATGCCGACCTGGCGGCGGCACCCCCTTGCTGGCTGGGCGAAGACCGGCTTCTCTACGTCGCCGGCGGCCGTATCCAGATCCGCACCCTGAGCACGTCGTCGGTCGAGCAGGTCACCTACACCGCGCGCCAGCCCGTCCACCCGCCGCGCCGGCGGGTCAAGGAGCAGGTCCGGCCGGCCGCGGCGCGCGGCATCCATCTGCCCGCGCTGTCGCCCGATGGGCGCAGCGTCGCCTTCGTCGCCTTGAACGCGCTATGGCTGATGCCGCTCGGCGAGTCACCGCGCAAACTGCTGCAGGGCGCGCCCGTCCACTACATGCAGATGCCGTCCTGGGCGCCGGACGGCCGCAGCCTGCTGTACTGCACCGACCGCGACGGGCTGGCGGCCGTCCACCGCGTCCATCTGCCCGTACCGCCCCCGCGCGGCTCGGCGTCCGGCGGAGTCTTGCAGGGAGCACGAGATGAGCTGGTGGCCGGTGGCGGGCTCATCCATCCGGTGCCGTCGCCCGATGGGACCCGGCTGGCGTGCCGCGACCTGGAGGGCAACCTGCTGCTGCTCGATCTCGGCACCGGCCGGCGGCGCCTCCTGGCCCGGCCGCTGGCCGACGACGGGCCGCCCGGCGCCCCCACCTGGTCGCCCGACGGGCGGCATGTCGCCTTCTGCGACCGCAACCGGCTCAACCAACGCTTCCGCGAGGGCTACAACCTCATCCGGATCATCGATACCTCGACCGGCGCCGACCGGCGCCATCTCCCCGGCGAGCACCAGTCGCTGTCGGACCGCGCCGCCTGCGGGCCGGTCTGGTCCCCGGACGGCCGCTGGATGGCCCTGGTCGCCGAATCGGCTCTGTGGCTGCTGCCGGTCGCCGCCGACGGCACCCCCACCCTGCCCGCCCGCAGGCTCACCGACGAGCCCGCCGACCATCCCAGCTGGGCCGCCGACTCGCGCAGCCTGCTCTACTTGTCCAGCGGCCGGCTCCGACTGCTGTCCCTGGACGCCACCGGAGCACCCATCGACCGCCGGACGGTGCCCGTCCGGCTCCCGATCCGCCGCGACCCGCCCCGCGGCGGTGACGCGCTGCGCATCCAGGCAGGCCAGCTCTGGGACGCCACCGGCGCGCCTCCACGCCACAACGTCGACATCCTGATCACCGGCGACCGGATCACCACGGTCGAGCCGCACCGCCCCCGCCGCCCGGGCCACCGCACCATCGACGCCTCGCGGCAGACCGTCATCCCCGGCCTGTTCGACAGCCACACCCACATCTACCAGGCCACCTACGGCGCGCGGCAGAACCTGCTGGCCCTGGCCTACGGCATCACCACCGCCGCGTGCCTCGGCGGCCCGCTCTACGAGGCGATCCGCCTCCGCGAGTCCGCCGACTCGCGGCACGGCCTCGGGCCCAGACTCCTGGCCTGCGCCGAACTGATCGACGGCGCCCGCACCGCCTACGGCATGGGCCGAGCCCACCGCACCACCGCCGGCGTCAGCCGCACCCTGCACCGCGCCACCGCGCTGGACGTCGACTTCGTCAAAACCTACGTCCGCGCCCCCGGCGAGACCATGGCGCGAGCCGCCTCCGCGGCCCACCGGCTCGGCGTGCCGTGCGGCAGCCACCTGTGCTCACCCGGCCGGTCGGCCGGCCAGGACCTCACCACCCACCTCCAGGCCACCCAGCGCCTGCCCTTCGGACACGCCACCACCCCGGGCTGGCACATCCACCAGGACCTCATCGAGCACTACGCCGACGGCACGTTCGCGTTGATCATCACCCCCTTCACCGCCCAGGTGCTCCTCGGCGCCGACCCGGCCCTGGCCGCCGACCCGCGCGTTCGCAACCTCATGCCGCCCTGGGACGTCGCGGCCGTCCAGGAGCGGGCGAACACCCGCCCCACCGGCCCGCAACTGCAGGCCATGGCCACCGAATTCGGCGACTACCGCCGCCTGGCCGACCACGGCGCCACCATCGCCCTGGGCACCGACGCGCCGCTGGTCCCCGTCGGCCTCTCCGTGCACCTGGCCCTGCGAGCCCTGCACGCCCACGGCTTCACCCCCGCCCAGGCGCTGCACTCCGCCACCACCACACCCGCCCGCGTGTTCGGCCTGAGCGCCGATCTGGGCACCGTCGAACCCGGCAAGATCGCCGACCTCACGATCGTCGACGGCGACCCCTTCACCGACTTCACCACCCTCGTCAACACATCCCTGGTGCTAAGCGGCGGCATCCCTCACCACCAAGCCGACCTCACCGCCGTCCACCCACCCACCCAACACACCCTCACCTCAACCCCGCCCACCCCCTAA
- a CDS encoding fasciclin domain-containing protein, with amino-acid sequence MKRTRIAAGVLSAAALTVGLTACSGGDDSAGEASPSASAPAPSSTAAAAPATDKPFGPACSAVPASGKGSFSGMATDPVATAASNNPVLSTLVSAVKQAGLVDTLNSAKDITVFAPTNDAFAKIPKATLGKVMADKETLKSILTYHVVGQKIAPGALSSGDFKTLQGATLTTSGSGESYTVGKDKANVVCGNVQTANATVYIIDSVLMPPK; translated from the coding sequence ATGAAGCGCACCCGAATCGCCGCAGGCGTCCTGTCCGCGGCCGCCCTGACGGTCGGGCTCACCGCCTGCTCGGGCGGTGACGACTCCGCCGGCGAGGCGTCGCCCAGCGCGTCCGCCCCGGCCCCGTCCAGCACCGCCGCCGCGGCGCCCGCGACGGACAAGCCGTTCGGTCCGGCGTGCTCGGCCGTCCCCGCGTCCGGCAAGGGCAGCTTCAGCGGCATGGCCACCGACCCCGTCGCGACGGCCGCGTCCAACAACCCCGTGCTGTCCACGCTGGTCAGCGCGGTCAAGCAGGCCGGCCTGGTCGACACGCTCAACTCCGCCAAGGACATCACCGTCTTCGCGCCGACCAACGACGCCTTCGCCAAGATTCCGAAGGCCACCCTCGGCAAGGTCATGGCCGACAAGGAGACGCTGAAGAGCATCCTGACCTACCACGTCGTCGGCCAGAAGATCGCGCCTGGCGCCCTGTCGTCCGGCGACTTCAAGACCCTGCAGGGCGCCACGCTGACCACCAGCGGCTCGGGCGAGTCCTACACGGTCGGCAAGGACAAGGCCAACGTGGTGTGCGGCAACGTCCAGACCGCCAACGCCACCGTCTACATCATCGACTCCGTCCTGATGCCGCCCAAGTAA
- a CDS encoding molybdopterin-dependent oxidoreductase, whose product MTGQRTSGPLRWAGAALRGLLAAAAALGTAELAAGALGRATASPILAVGAGFIDLTPVWLKDFAIRAFGSSDKTVLLIGLGCGIAVAAAVVGLLSRRRPPWGLVGLAVFGVVGVVAALTRPMADPVDAVPAVAGAACGMAALTLLTRSIRPTSPRSTAGEGTRGGDAGPTRGYDRRRVLLTGAGVAAVAAAGGAGGRALLRRENVSAVRARLRLPAPASPAGPVPSGAQARVPGATPFRTPNPDFYRVDTALVLPQVDPRDWTLRIHGMVARPVELTFEDLLNLDLVERHITLSCVSNQVGGDLAGNARWLGAPLAPLLRRAGARPGADQILSRSSDGMTLSTPLETVLDGRDALLAVGMNGEPLPVAHGFPARLVVPGLYGYVSATKWVVDLKVTRFATDQAYWTERGYAERAPVKTFSRIDVPKPFARLKTGPVAVAGTAWAQQRGIDAVEWQVDDGPWRPARLAPVPGIDTWRQWGAEWDAFPGSHTLRVRATDGTGTTQPEHREPPFPDGATGWHSVVVTVT is encoded by the coding sequence GTGACAGGCCAGAGAACAAGCGGACCGCTGCGGTGGGCCGGCGCGGCGCTGCGCGGCCTGCTCGCCGCGGCCGCCGCACTGGGGACCGCCGAGCTGGCGGCCGGTGCCCTCGGGCGGGCCACCGCGTCGCCGATCCTCGCCGTCGGCGCCGGGTTCATCGACCTCACTCCCGTCTGGCTGAAGGACTTCGCGATCCGGGCCTTCGGCTCCAGCGACAAGACCGTCCTGCTGATCGGGCTGGGCTGCGGGATCGCGGTGGCGGCGGCCGTGGTCGGGCTGCTGAGCCGCAGACGGCCGCCGTGGGGCCTGGTGGGGCTCGCGGTGTTCGGCGTCGTCGGCGTCGTCGCCGCCCTGACCCGTCCGATGGCGGATCCGGTCGACGCGGTTCCGGCCGTCGCCGGCGCCGCGTGCGGTATGGCCGCGCTGACCCTGCTCACCAGGAGCATCCGACCCACTTCACCTCGTTCTACCGCGGGTGAAGGTACCCGCGGCGGAGACGCCGGGCCAACCCGCGGCTACGACCGGCGGCGCGTGCTGCTGACCGGCGCCGGGGTCGCGGCCGTCGCGGCGGCCGGCGGCGCCGGCGGACGGGCGCTGCTGCGCCGCGAGAACGTCTCCGCCGTCCGTGCCCGGCTGCGGCTGCCCGCCCCGGCGAGCCCGGCCGGGCCGGTTCCCTCGGGCGCGCAGGCGCGGGTCCCGGGTGCGACGCCGTTCCGGACGCCGAACCCCGACTTCTACCGGGTCGACACCGCACTCGTCCTGCCCCAGGTCGATCCCCGCGACTGGACGCTGCGCATCCATGGCATGGTCGCCCGCCCGGTCGAGCTGACCTTCGAGGACCTGCTGAACCTCGACCTCGTCGAACGGCACATCACGCTGTCGTGCGTGTCGAACCAGGTCGGCGGCGACCTGGCCGGGAACGCCCGCTGGCTCGGCGCGCCGCTGGCGCCGCTGCTCCGCCGCGCCGGTGCGAGGCCGGGGGCCGACCAGATCCTGTCCCGCTCGTCCGACGGCATGACCCTGTCCACCCCGCTGGAGACGGTCCTGGACGGACGCGACGCGCTGCTGGCCGTGGGAATGAACGGCGAGCCGCTGCCGGTCGCGCACGGCTTTCCCGCACGCCTGGTGGTGCCCGGCCTGTACGGCTACGTGTCGGCGACCAAGTGGGTCGTCGACCTCAAGGTCACCCGCTTCGCGACAGACCAGGCGTACTGGACCGAACGCGGCTACGCCGAACGCGCCCCCGTCAAGACCTTCTCCCGCATCGACGTCCCCAAGCCGTTCGCGCGTCTCAAGACCGGGCCCGTCGCCGTGGCCGGCACCGCCTGGGCGCAGCAGCGCGGCATCGACGCCGTCGAGTGGCAGGTCGACGACGGGCCCTGGCGCCCGGCGCGGCTCGCCCCGGTACCCGGCATCGACACCTGGCGGCAGTGGGGCGCCGAATGGGACGCCTTCCCCGGCTCGCACACGCTCCGCGTCCGCGCCACCGACGGAACCGGGACGACCCAGCCCGAGCACCGGGAGCCTCCGTTCCCGGACGGGGCCACCGGCTGGCATTCGGTGGTGGTCACCGTGACCTGA
- the sigK gene encoding ECF RNA polymerase sigma factor SigK yields MTDPTSGRAAPPGLPDLGELLVLVARGDRDAFEQVYERLSGPVYGLALRVVRDPAQAEEIAQEVLVELWRKASHYRPDKGGATAWALTMAHRRAIDRVRSAQAGRDREERAGAPGPDYDQVAEEAGTRLEHQQVRRCLRGLTPTQRESITLAYYGGYTYREVAELLGVGLAAVKTRMRDGLIRLRDCLGVRA; encoded by the coding sequence ATGACTGATCCGACGAGCGGACGCGCCGCGCCCCCCGGCCTCCCGGACCTGGGCGAACTGCTCGTCCTGGTCGCCCGGGGCGACCGGGACGCTTTCGAGCAGGTCTACGAGCGGCTGTCCGGCCCCGTGTACGGGCTGGCGCTGCGCGTCGTCCGCGACCCGGCCCAGGCCGAGGAGATCGCCCAGGAGGTCCTGGTCGAGCTCTGGCGCAAGGCATCGCACTACCGGCCCGACAAGGGCGGCGCCACCGCGTGGGCGCTGACCATGGCCCACCGCCGCGCCATCGACCGGGTCCGCTCCGCCCAGGCCGGCCGCGACCGCGAGGAGCGCGCGGGCGCGCCCGGCCCCGACTACGACCAGGTCGCCGAGGAGGCCGGCACCCGGCTGGAACACCAGCAGGTGCGCCGCTGCCTGCGCGGCCTCACCCCGACCCAGCGCGAGTCGATCACGCTCGCCTACTACGGCGGCTACACCTACCGGGAGGTCGCCGAACTGCTCGGCGTCGGCCTCGCCGCCGTCAAGACCCGGATGCGCGACGGGCTGATCCGGCTGCGCGACTGCCTGGGGGTGCGGGCATGA
- a CDS encoding anti-sigma factor, producing MTHDPHDLAGAYALDALPDTERRRFQRHLPGCQACADEVTGLRETTARLALAASRRPPPALRDRVLAEIGRTRQSPPRLTRRLPPAPGRGLSWLAAAACLLLALAGGITAARFQGDAERARDLNRRIAAVMTAPDARSSTARTQDGATVTVVSSRSLDEAVITTSRLKRLPAAKTYQLWFLAASAAPRPGGVLRPPADRPSRPIIASGLGNARQIAMTVEPAGGSARPSTDPFLTLPLA from the coding sequence ATGACCCACGACCCGCACGACCTCGCCGGCGCCTACGCCCTGGACGCGCTGCCCGACACCGAGCGGCGCCGGTTCCAACGCCACCTGCCCGGCTGCCAGGCCTGCGCGGACGAGGTCACCGGGCTGCGCGAGACCACCGCCCGGCTGGCGCTCGCCGCGTCCCGGCGGCCGCCGCCCGCGCTGCGCGACCGCGTCCTCGCCGAGATCGGCCGGACGCGGCAGTCACCGCCACGCCTCACCCGCCGGCTGCCGCCCGCCCCCGGACGCGGCCTGAGCTGGCTGGCCGCCGCCGCCTGCCTCCTGCTCGCCCTCGCCGGCGGCATCACGGCCGCGCGTTTCCAGGGCGACGCCGAACGGGCGCGGGACCTCAACCGGCGGATCGCCGCCGTGATGACGGCCCCCGACGCCCGATCGTCCACGGCCCGGACACAGGACGGCGCCACGGTCACGGTCGTGTCGTCGCGATCCCTAGACGAAGCGGTGATCACCACGTCCCGGCTGAAGCGGCTGCCGGCGGCGAAGACCTACCAGCTGTGGTTCCTGGCCGCCTCCGCCGCCCCGCGCCCCGGCGGCGTCCTGCGGCCGCCCGCGGACCGGCCGTCCCGGCCGATCATCGCGTCCGGGCTCGGGAACGCCCGGCAGATCGCCATGACCGTCGAACCCGCGGGCGGCTCCGCCCGGCCGTCGACCGACCCCTTCCTCACCCTCCCCCTAGCCTGA
- a CDS encoding NAD(P)H-binding protein has product MRIAVTTPNGNVGRHLTRMLVRAGVRPLLLTRHPDQLSDELRGHVEVARADSWDRKEVVAATRGVDAVYWVDPTSASEDPMADYARATEAIVAAVEDNRIAKVVFQSSVGAEKRHGAGEIDGLAATEVALDALGIDVAHLRCGYFFTNLILQIEALRTGRIETALPLDAPMGWVAPRDIAEVAAMVLLDCSWRRRRVQAVHGPEDLTWAQVGEILTGELGREVVVESVPDEAMYQQYLAAGMPPALASAVLGMTTGLRDGFVPEQPRSVMSTTPTTLRTWVRDELVQAL; this is encoded by the coding sequence TTGCGGATCGCAGTGACCACCCCCAACGGGAACGTCGGCCGCCATCTGACTCGGATGCTGGTCCGTGCCGGCGTCCGGCCGCTGCTGCTGACGCGGCACCCCGACCAGCTCTCCGACGAGCTGCGGGGGCATGTCGAGGTGGCCCGCGCCGACTCCTGGGACCGGAAGGAGGTCGTGGCGGCGACCCGTGGCGTCGACGCCGTCTACTGGGTCGATCCGACCTCGGCCTCCGAGGACCCCATGGCCGACTATGCGCGCGCCACCGAAGCGATCGTGGCGGCGGTCGAGGACAACCGGATCGCGAAGGTCGTCTTCCAGAGCAGCGTCGGGGCGGAGAAGCGCCATGGTGCCGGGGAGATCGATGGGCTGGCCGCCACGGAGGTGGCGCTGGACGCGCTGGGCATCGACGTCGCCCACCTCCGGTGCGGCTACTTCTTCACGAACCTGATCCTCCAGATCGAGGCGCTCCGCACCGGCAGGATCGAGACGGCGCTGCCGCTCGACGCCCCCATGGGCTGGGTGGCTCCTCGCGACATCGCCGAGGTCGCGGCCATGGTCTTGCTCGACTGCTCGTGGCGGCGGCGGCGCGTCCAGGCCGTCCATGGCCCCGAAGACCTGACCTGGGCTCAGGTCGGGGAGATCCTGACCGGCGAGCTCGGCCGGGAAGTCGTCGTCGAGTCCGTGCCCGACGAGGCGATGTACCAGCAGTACCTCGCGGCGGGCATGCCGCCGGCGCTGGCGAGCGCGGTGCTCGGCATGACCACCGGCCTGCGGGACGGCTTCGTGCCCGAACAGCCGCGCTCGGTCATGTCCACGACGCCGACCACCCTGCGCACCTGGGTGCGGGACGAACTCGTCCAGGCCCTGTGA
- a CDS encoding threonine/serine dehydratase, which yields MTLVSVRCCVVLNTRLDLDRICAARRVIDPVFLDTPLFRCEALGRALGCAVSIKLETANPVRSFKARGTEVVADRLSGQGRRAVVCASAGNLGWALGWSGRRHDLDVTVVASRRAPAAKLDRIRASGAVLEVVDGDFDLARERAADIARRRGVRLVEDSLDIETCEGAATIGLELVRQAPPLDAVLIALGGGAMATGVGYVLKALAPGAEMICVQPHGAPAMTRSWQERRVVTTDSTDTIADGVAGRRPIPVVLDDLLAVADDAVLVEEASIVAGMRMLLQHAGLVVEPSAALGVAAVLEDPDRFAGRHVVTVICGSNVDLDDYHRWVRPDPLR from the coding sequence GTGACGCTGGTGTCGGTACGTTGTTGCGTCGTGCTCAACACGCGCCTCGATCTTGACCGGATATGCGCGGCCCGCCGCGTGATCGACCCGGTGTTCCTGGACACTCCGCTGTTCCGGTGCGAAGCCTTGGGACGCGCGCTGGGCTGCGCGGTCAGCATCAAGCTGGAGACGGCGAACCCCGTCCGCAGTTTCAAGGCACGGGGAACCGAGGTCGTCGCGGATCGGCTGAGCGGTCAGGGTCGGCGGGCCGTGGTGTGCGCCAGCGCCGGCAATCTGGGCTGGGCGCTGGGCTGGTCGGGCCGCCGCCATGACCTGGACGTGACGGTCGTGGCATCGCGCCGGGCGCCCGCCGCCAAGCTCGATCGGATCCGCGCCTCGGGTGCGGTGCTGGAAGTGGTCGACGGCGACTTCGACCTGGCCCGGGAGCGGGCGGCGGACATCGCGCGGCGGCGCGGCGTCCGGCTGGTCGAAGACAGTCTGGACATCGAGACCTGTGAGGGCGCGGCGACCATCGGCCTCGAACTGGTGCGGCAGGCGCCCCCCTTGGACGCCGTGCTGATCGCCCTGGGAGGCGGCGCCATGGCCACCGGCGTGGGCTACGTCCTGAAGGCCCTGGCACCCGGAGCCGAGATGATCTGCGTGCAGCCCCATGGTGCGCCGGCGATGACCCGCTCCTGGCAGGAGCGCCGGGTCGTCACCACCGACTCCACCGACACCATCGCCGACGGCGTCGCCGGCCGCCGCCCCATCCCCGTCGTGCTGGACGATCTCCTGGCGGTGGCCGACGACGCCGTCCTGGTCGAGGAGGCGTCCATCGTCGCGGGCATGCGGATGCTCCTGCAGCACGCGGGTCTGGTCGTCGAACCCTCAGCGGCCCTCGGCGTCGCCGCCGTCCTGGAAGACCCGGACCGCTTCGCCGGCCGCCACGTGGTCACCGTCATCTGCGGCAGCAACGTCGACCTGGACGACTATCACCGCTGGGTCCGCCCCGATCCGCTCAGATAG